CTTTGTCCGCGAGGCGTGCTACTGTGCTCCCCTGAGAGGTGGGTCCGGCGCCCAAGGGTGTGGCCTGCATTGCGCTCTGCCTCTTGAACCGGACCCCCCCTGCACATGAACAGGGGGTCAGCACGTGGTCTCTTCGCTGCTCAGCAGGGTCTTTCGCACGTTGTCGGCAACCGAGGCTCCCGCTTCGGCGCCGCAGCTTCTGCCTGCTCCTTCCTATGAGGAGCGTCGCAATCACCCGCGCTTCGAGCTGCGTGACGCGACCTGCATCTATCTCACCCAGCGCCCGATGTCGGCGGTTATTCTCGACGTGAGCACAGGTGGGCTCAGGTTTGCGACGCGTCTTGCCCGAGAGGTGGGCACGGTCGTGGGGGTTGCGCTCGACGTCGATGGGCAGGTGATGGTGCTGCCGCTACGCGTGCTCTGGGAGCGCTGGTCTTCGACCTACTTCGAGCACGGCGGGGTCTTCGTTGATCTCACGGCCGACGAGCGGGCGCATCTGCAGCGCTATGTGGCGTGGGCGTGTGAGAACCCACCAGACATGGAGAGCACCCGTGTGGCGGAGATGCTCGTGGCGAAGGCGATGGAGGCGGTCAGCCGCTTCAAGGCGACGCACTGAAGGAAGCCGATCGGCTTACGAGAATATGAGGGCCGCGCTCGCGCGGCCCGGCCAGCATGTTTTGAGGGCAGCGCTCGCGCGGCCCGGCCAGCATGTCTTGAGGGCCGCGAGCGCGTGGTCCGAGGGTCACCACAGGAGGAAGAGGTCGCATGTCAGAGCGGAACGGTACCCAGTCGAAAGAGGGCGCGGAGAAGACCGCCACGAGTCCCACCCAGGGGGGCGATATCCGCTTCCTCAACCAGAAGAAGAAGAAGAGCTCGAAGACCCTCGTGGTCGCTCTGCTCATCCTGCTCGGCGCAGTCGCCTACGCCCTGCTCGCCCGCGCGACCCTGCTGGTGCAGAAGGCACCACCCTCAGTCACGGGGGCTGAGAACGCCTCTACGCTCGTCGATCGCATCTGGGTCGATCGGGTTCCCGAGCGCGATCGCGACAGCTTCAGCTTCTATGTCTTCGGCAGCGAGGAGAACGTCGCCATGCACGATCTCGCGCCCTCGATCTATCGCCACGCCCTCGAGATCTTCTTCTACCGCGCCACTGCGCGCGATCTGCAGTTCCAGTTCCCGCACGATCGCCGCAGCGCCCGCTCGGCTTACACCATCGAGAAGCTGGGCAAGCCGGAGAAGCACAACATCGATCTGAAGCTCACCATCGCGGCCGACCCGCAGAGCGGCGGCACGCAGAAGGTGTACTACAGCAGCACCCAGTGGAACGCGCTCGATCGGTCCACGCTCCCCCAGTGGCTGCGTCAGGTCTCCACCGAGATTCCTGCCCAGCGCTGAGACCCGCCTGACTGGCGGGCGCGCGGCGGGCGGGGACGCCTCTCAGCGCCCTCGGCTCGCGCTGCCGGCCTCCAGCACCCACGTGCGCTCGACCGTTCCGCCGATGTCCTTCAGCGACGTGACCGCCGCCGGAGCGATCCCAGTCCGGTCTTCCGCGGTGAGCCGCAGCATGGCGCTCTCGAACAGGTGTATCGGGTCGGGAAACAAGGGGCGCCCCTGACCGTCGCTGAAGACCGTGGGCGCCGTCTCCATGCAGATCACCGTGACACGGGGCTTGTCGCCCGCCTGATCGAGGTCGCTGTCGTCGAGGAAGTAGCGACAGCCCGCAAGCGGGCCGTTCACCGACCGATAGGTCCGGCTCAGCACAGCCGCAAGCTCATGGGCCATCGCCGCGGGACCCGCGGCAGGGCTCTGCGCGGCCTGCTGCGGTGAGGCGTCCGACGAGCGCAGGTAGAGCGTGGCGCAGGTCTGCGCGTCGTCGAACCACGTCTGGGGCGAGACGCCGCCCACGCGTTCAGTGGGGATGCGCAGCGATGGGAACGGGTGGGCGGCGTCGAAGCGCGTGCTCGCTGGGGCTGGCACGACGGCCACCACCGATGTCGCATCGGGTTCCTTCAGGCGCGTCTCGACGCTTGCCCACGCGGGAGAGCGGTCGACCAGGAAAGGGGTCAGCGCTCGCCTCACTGAGGTCTCCTGCGACAGCTGGCGGGGATAGGGGAATCGCCGACCGAACCACGCTTGTGCAACGGGCGCCGCCCCTGGAGCGACGAGCCCGCGGGCCAGGGCTGATGCCGCGTCGAGCGCGGCAACGG
The genomic region above belongs to Pseudomonadota bacterium and contains:
- a CDS encoding PilZ domain-containing protein yields the protein MVSSLLSRVFRTLSATEAPASAPQLLPAPSYEERRNHPRFELRDATCIYLTQRPMSAVILDVSTGGLRFATRLAREVGTVVGVALDVDGQVMVLPLRVLWERWSSTYFEHGGVFVDLTADERAHLQRYVAWACENPPDMESTRVAEMLVAKAMEAVSRFKATH